The nucleotide sequence TGCCTGGGTTGGCCACTTTGTGTTCGAAAAAAATCGTCCGGCGACCTTTGACTACCCGTTTTACTCGTTAATGGCTGACTGGGTGATGCTGAAAGATGCCTTTACTGGGCGCATCAAGTTCTAGCAGGCCAAACGCGGTCAAAGCGTGCGCAGCCTTTCGGTGAGCGCGCTTGGCGGTTGCGGCGGGCTTGGTTATGATCCTTGGCTTATTTTGCGCAGCCGAGTTGCTGCGCTATCAGGCACCCGGCAGAGGTGCCAGACGAGTAGCAGGGATTGTTCCATCGAATGAATGACATAAACGCCCCACGAATTTCCATCCTGCCTGCACCGCCGCTGCGCGAGTATTACTCCCGTGTCCTGGCGTATATCACCATTGCCGCCAGCATTGCTGCGGGCACTTATGCCCAGCATTTCGGTTATGAAATTCTTTGGTCGGTGCCCTACGCCCTGCTCTATCCACATTTGGCGCACCACCTAAGCCAGCGCCTTAAGCGCGATCACCCGCAGCGCACGGCCCTTTCTCTGTTATTTATCGATGCTGTACACGCTGGCGGCGTGCTTGCCCTGCTCGGCTTCTCGGTGGTGCCCAGCTTGATGTCGCTGCTGATTCTATTATTCAGTTCGCTGGTGATGGGCGGCCTTCGCTATCTTGGCCTCGCGGCACTGATTGCACTGAGCGGCGCAGTAATCAGCGCGGCTCTGCTCGGGATCAAGCCGAATATCCATACCCCAGCGCTGGTTGCACTGGTCAGTATCTTTTTCACCACCCTATATATTTGCATCACCGCCTACTTTGTGCACCAGCAGGGTCTGCGTTTGGCCCAAGTACGTAAGGACATTAGTCGCGAACAAGAAAAAGCCGCTCGCTTGTCGCGCAACTTAGCCAAGTACTTGTCGCCGCAGGTATGGGAGTCAATCTTCACCGGTAAAAAGAGCGTGCGCTTGGAAACTCAGCGCAAGAAGCTCACGGTATTTTTCTCTGATATTAAGGGCTTTACCGAGCTGTCGGAGGAGCTGGAAGCTGAGGCGCTGACTGACCTGCTCAACACCTACCTTAATGAAATGTCGAAGATTTGCCTGAAGTACGGCGGCACTATCGATAAATTCGTCG is from Pseudomonas sp. TMP9 and encodes:
- a CDS encoding adenylate/guanylate cyclase domain-containing protein — protein: MNDINAPRISILPAPPLREYYSRVLAYITIAASIAAGTYAQHFGYEILWSVPYALLYPHLAHHLSQRLKRDHPQRTALSLLFIDAVHAGGVLALLGFSVVPSLMSLLILLFSSLVMGGLRYLGLAALIALSGAVISAALLGIKPNIHTPALVALVSIFFTTLYICITAYFVHQQGLRLAQVRKDISREQEKAARLSRNLAKYLSPQVWESIFTGKKSVRLETQRKKLTVFFSDIKGFTELSEELEAEALTDLLNTYLNEMSKICLKYGGTIDKFVGDCVMVFFGDPASKGAKKDAVNAVSMAIAMRKHMKVLRQQWRAQGITKPLEIRMGLNTGYCTVGNFGADTRMDYTIIGRDVNLASRLESAAESGEILISHETYSLIKDVIMCRDKGQITVKGFTRPVQIYQVVDFRRDLGATSSYVEHELPGFSMYLDTNGIQNFDKEKVIQALSHAADKLRDKVIM